A part of Candidatus Palauibacter scopulicola genomic DNA contains:
- the metK gene encoding methionine adenosyltransferase: MKGIQPFSSESVTEGHPDKVADQISDAVLDGILAEDDRGRVACETLVTTGLVLVTGEITTAAGIDIAAIAREVLRDIGYTRAEHGIRWDTCSVLTAVDEQSPDIAQGVNVGGAGDQGMMFGYATDETPQLMPLPIMLAHALAKRLADVRRSGGIAWLRPDGKAQVSVEYRDGEPARITTVVVSAQHDGDIAPDEIEAAIREQVIGPVLPGELYDEGRAQCHINPTGRFEIGGPQGDAGLTGRKIIVDTYGGVGRHGGGAFSGKDPSKVDRSAAYAARWIAKNLVAAELARRAEVQLAYAIGVDEPVSVRVDTFGTGRRPDDELAGRVTEVFDLRPRAIIERLGLRKPIYRRTAAYGHFGREPEGDAFTWERTDRTDALAG, translated from the coding sequence GTGAAGGGGATACAACCGTTTTCCTCCGAATCCGTGACCGAGGGACACCCCGACAAGGTCGCGGACCAGATTTCCGACGCAGTACTCGACGGCATCCTCGCGGAGGATGACCGGGGCCGGGTCGCATGCGAGACGCTCGTGACGACGGGCCTCGTCCTCGTGACCGGCGAGATCACCACGGCCGCCGGGATCGACATCGCGGCCATCGCCCGGGAAGTGCTGCGCGACATCGGCTACACGCGCGCCGAGCACGGAATCCGGTGGGACACGTGCAGCGTGCTGACCGCGGTCGACGAGCAGTCGCCGGACATCGCCCAGGGGGTGAATGTCGGCGGGGCCGGAGATCAGGGGATGATGTTCGGATACGCGACGGACGAGACGCCGCAGCTGATGCCCCTTCCGATCATGCTGGCGCACGCGCTGGCGAAGCGCCTGGCCGACGTACGGAGATCCGGGGGGATCGCGTGGCTGCGGCCGGACGGGAAGGCGCAGGTATCCGTCGAATACCGGGACGGCGAACCGGCCCGGATCACCACCGTGGTCGTCTCGGCCCAGCACGACGGCGACATCGCGCCGGATGAGATCGAAGCGGCGATCAGGGAACAGGTCATCGGGCCCGTGCTGCCGGGCGAGCTCTACGACGAAGGCCGGGCGCAGTGCCACATCAACCCCACGGGTCGTTTCGAGATCGGCGGACCGCAGGGCGATGCGGGCCTCACGGGGCGAAAGATCATCGTGGACACCTACGGAGGCGTGGGCCGGCACGGGGGCGGCGCCTTCTCGGGGAAGGATCCGTCGAAGGTCGACCGCTCGGCGGCATACGCGGCGCGGTGGATCGCCAAGAACCTCGTCGCGGCGGAACTCGCCCGACGGGCCGAAGTCCAGCTCGCCTACGCCATCGGGGTCGATGAGCCCGTCAGCGTGAGGGTCGACACTTTCGGCACGGGGCGCCGGCCGGACGACGAACTCGCCGGCCGGGTGACGGAAGTGTTCGACCTTCGGCCGCGCGCGATCATCGAGCGGCTCGGACTCCGGAAACCGATCTACCGCCGGACCGCCGCTTACGGGCACTTCGGCCGCGAGCCCGAAGGCGATGCGTTCACGTGGGAGAGAACCGATCGAACCGATGCCCTCGCCGGCTGA
- a CDS encoding bifunctional nuclease family protein, whose product MTESGMLEVAVASLGLDKTTGAPVVILREKDGERFLPIWIGPGEASAIAMELAGVQFTRPLTHDLFNAVVRGLDSTFVRVLITKVVDNTYYASLVFRREDEFISIDARPSDSIALALRAGVPIHAAESLLEASAFEIDETGVAEGEAPPPGTGPSRAPEEPLSDYLKGLDPEDFGRFEP is encoded by the coding sequence ATGACGGAGTCCGGGATGCTGGAGGTCGCCGTGGCCAGCCTTGGACTCGACAAGACGACGGGTGCCCCCGTCGTCATTCTCAGGGAGAAGGACGGCGAGCGCTTCCTCCCGATCTGGATCGGACCCGGCGAAGCTTCGGCCATCGCGATGGAACTCGCCGGAGTCCAGTTCACGCGTCCCCTCACGCACGATCTCTTCAACGCCGTGGTGCGCGGGCTGGACAGCACCTTCGTCCGCGTACTCATCACGAAGGTGGTCGACAACACCTACTACGCGTCGCTCGTGTTCCGGCGAGAGGACGAGTTCATCTCCATCGACGCCCGTCCCAGCGACAGCATCGCGCTGGCGCTGCGAGCCGGCGTCCCGATTCATGCGGCGGAGAGCCTCCTCGAGGCGAGCGCGTTCGAGATCGACGAGACCGGAGTGGCCGAGGGGGAAGCGCCACCTCCCGGAACCGGGCCCTCCCGGGCCCCCGAAGAGCCGCTGAGCGACTACCTCAAGGGGCTTGACCCGGAGGACTTCGGTCGCTTCGAGCCCTGA
- the recO gene encoding DNA repair protein RecO: MGLVTTRAVVLQTYRYSETSKILRLMTWELGPCSALARGALRPRSRFGGLLEPFVEGEATFYSREGRDLHTLSNFELLRDRRGIDRSIELFTIASVLCELVMRLAPEHSDAELYRTLTKGLDGLHRRVRERASAGGLEYVWGVVSALGFRPEIERCVGCRNPIGAAGARFDFEAGGLRCASCGPIGPELDPGELNALRILVSGGPAERSRANGRQGRWLAEFIRHHVAEGAQLKSLPFLSRLD, translated from the coding sequence GTGGGACTCGTAACGACCCGGGCGGTGGTCCTCCAAACGTACCGGTACAGCGAAACCAGCAAGATCCTGCGCCTGATGACGTGGGAACTCGGCCCCTGCTCAGCGCTCGCCCGCGGGGCGCTGCGTCCTCGAAGCCGCTTCGGCGGCCTGCTGGAGCCTTTCGTGGAGGGGGAGGCGACCTTCTACAGCCGGGAGGGACGCGACCTGCATACCCTCTCCAACTTCGAACTCCTCCGCGACCGGCGGGGCATCGACCGTTCGATCGAACTCTTCACGATCGCATCCGTGCTCTGCGAACTCGTGATGCGCCTCGCCCCGGAGCACAGCGATGCGGAGCTGTACCGCACGCTGACAAAGGGTCTCGACGGGCTCCACCGCCGGGTCCGGGAAAGGGCGTCGGCCGGCGGCCTCGAGTACGTCTGGGGTGTGGTCAGCGCCCTGGGGTTCCGCCCGGAGATCGAACGTTGCGTCGGTTGCCGGAATCCCATCGGAGCCGCGGGCGCGCGCTTCGACTTCGAGGCCGGCGGGCTTCGCTGCGCCTCGTGCGGTCCGATAGGGCCCGAACTTGATCCGGGGGAGCTCAATGCCCTTCGGATCCTCGTGTCCGGCGGGCCGGCGGAACGGAGCCGCGCCAACGGCCGCCAGGGCCGCTGGCTGGCCGAGTTCATCCGGCACCACGTGGCGGAGGGGGCGCAGTTGAAGTCTCTGCCTTTTCTGAGTCGGCTGGACTGA
- the selB gene encoding selenocysteine-specific translation elongation factor, with amino-acid sequence MSEGASDRRGIVIGTAGHVDHGKTALVRALTGIETDRWLEEQKRGLTIDLGFARLDLDPGLETGVVDVPGHEDFLKNMLAGATGIDVLLLVVAADEGPMPQTHEHLAIARLLNVRRGVVALTKRDRVDEDWLELASETTRELLDEDPARASWEIVPVSALTGEGIEPLRAALRRSTAEIRARSVEDRFRLPVDRSFSIRGTGTVVTGTVWSGSVGVGDTVRIFPGGGSARVRALQVHEDPRRRVAAGRRCAVALVGVAPAAVARGSVLVDPSEWGSSERLGVRVRALGSRDRPLRHGQRLRVYLGTREVMARLQTADRQPVAPGATAWAVLALEAPLLARTRDRAILRFYSPVTTIGGIRVAELNPPPDWPARTGAWRRILDGAPAEAIAAAVALEGLRGLPVATSSILLGRRAPTLETAAEEAGCVHIGDRWFAADAVTEAMEAVEQSVTRLHAADRRAPGVSKEAVRSAMAPFCDLELAETAVRRLLAGRGLLESGPRLALPGHAPRLTAQEEEGRAQLAGTIEAAGLQPPLVTELGKKLRLDRAVLDDLLRLLQESGLTKAVTPELHVAVGALETMEARVRELLADAAPVPPARFKETFGLSRKYLIPLLEYLDREGVTRRTAKGRVLARPAD; translated from the coding sequence GTGAGCGAGGGCGCGAGCGATCGGCGCGGGATCGTGATCGGGACGGCTGGCCACGTGGATCACGGCAAGACCGCCCTCGTGCGGGCGTTGACGGGGATCGAGACGGATCGCTGGCTGGAGGAGCAAAAGCGGGGGCTCACGATAGACCTGGGCTTCGCGCGGCTCGACCTCGACCCCGGCCTGGAGACGGGAGTCGTCGACGTCCCGGGACACGAGGATTTTCTCAAGAACATGCTCGCCGGGGCCACGGGCATCGATGTCCTCCTCCTGGTCGTGGCGGCCGACGAGGGCCCGATGCCTCAGACGCACGAGCACCTCGCGATCGCGCGTCTTCTGAACGTCCGGCGCGGGGTCGTCGCGCTCACGAAGCGGGACCGGGTCGATGAGGACTGGCTCGAACTCGCGAGCGAAACGACCCGGGAACTGCTGGACGAAGACCCCGCCCGGGCGTCGTGGGAGATCGTACCGGTCTCCGCCCTGACGGGCGAAGGGATCGAACCGCTGCGAGCCGCGCTGCGCAGGTCGACCGCGGAAATCCGCGCGCGCAGCGTCGAAGACCGCTTTCGGCTCCCGGTCGACCGGTCCTTCTCCATCCGGGGCACGGGTACCGTGGTGACCGGCACGGTATGGAGCGGATCCGTCGGCGTGGGCGACACCGTGCGCATCTTCCCGGGGGGCGGCTCGGCCCGCGTGCGCGCGCTCCAGGTGCATGAAGACCCGCGTCGCCGCGTCGCCGCCGGCCGCCGGTGCGCCGTCGCGCTCGTCGGCGTTGCGCCGGCTGCGGTGGCGCGGGGCAGCGTGCTGGTGGATCCGTCCGAGTGGGGGTCGAGCGAGCGTCTCGGCGTCCGTGTACGGGCGCTCGGGAGCCGCGACCGGCCCCTCCGGCACGGACAGCGCCTGAGGGTCTACCTCGGCACCCGCGAGGTCATGGCCCGACTGCAGACGGCCGATCGCCAGCCCGTCGCGCCCGGAGCGACCGCCTGGGCCGTGCTGGCCCTCGAGGCGCCGCTCCTCGCCCGGACCCGCGATCGGGCCATCCTCCGCTTTTATTCGCCGGTGACGACGATCGGCGGGATCCGCGTGGCGGAACTGAACCCGCCGCCCGACTGGCCGGCGCGGACGGGAGCCTGGCGGCGCATTCTCGACGGCGCCCCGGCGGAAGCGATCGCCGCCGCCGTCGCCCTGGAGGGCCTGCGCGGGCTTCCCGTCGCGACATCATCGATCCTCCTCGGCCGGCGCGCCCCCACGCTCGAGACGGCCGCGGAGGAGGCCGGCTGCGTGCACATCGGCGACCGCTGGTTCGCCGCCGACGCCGTGACCGAGGCCATGGAAGCCGTGGAGCAGAGCGTGACCCGTCTCCACGCCGCGGATCGCCGCGCCCCCGGCGTGTCGAAAGAGGCCGTGCGCTCCGCGATGGCGCCGTTCTGCGACCTCGAACTGGCGGAGACCGCCGTACGTCGCCTCCTCGCCGGTCGTGGCCTCCTTGAGAGCGGGCCGCGGCTGGCTCTTCCGGGCCATGCCCCCCGCCTCACCGCGCAGGAGGAGGAGGGGCGCGCGCAACTCGCCGGGACGATAGAAGCCGCCGGTCTGCAGCCACCGCTCGTCACGGAGTTGGGGAAGAAGCTGCGCCTGGACCGCGCCGTGCTCGACGACCTCCTCCGGCTGTTGCAGGAGTCCGGCCTGACGAAGGCGGTCACGCCCGAGCTGCACGTCGCCGTCGGGGCACTGGAGACGATGGAGGCGCGAGTGCGAGAGCTTCTCGCCGATGCCGCGCCGGTCCCTCCCGCGCGGTTCAAGGAGACGTTCGGGCTCTCCCGGAAGTACCTGATCCCGCTCCTCGAGTACCTGGACCGGGAGGGCGTGACGCGGCGAACCGCGAAAGGGAGGGTCCTCGCCCGCCCCGCCGACTAG
- a CDS encoding PTS sugar transporter subunit IIA, whose amino-acid sequence MQLRELFVPSAIKLDLAAETKDEALKELVSCMGLDGKSEGILYKMLKRRENLGSTGIGRGIAIPHCRSLVVTRLRVAFGRKLSGLDFKAIDEKPVRYVFLIVAPPLEVSNQYLPVLGKIAQFGKEADVPELLAEISSPDQFIELLDAKGL is encoded by the coding sequence GTGCAGCTTCGAGAACTGTTCGTTCCGTCCGCCATCAAGCTCGACCTGGCGGCGGAGACGAAGGATGAGGCCCTGAAGGAACTTGTGTCGTGTATGGGTCTCGACGGAAAGTCTGAAGGAATCCTCTACAAGATGTTGAAGCGGCGGGAAAATCTCGGCTCGACCGGGATCGGCCGCGGCATCGCGATCCCCCACTGCCGTTCGCTCGTCGTGACCCGGTTGAGGGTTGCATTCGGCCGAAAGCTCTCGGGTCTCGACTTCAAGGCGATCGACGAAAAGCCCGTTCGGTACGTCTTCCTCATCGTCGCACCGCCGCTCGAGGTCTCGAATCAGTATCTCCCGGTGCTGGGGAAGATCGCGCAGTTCGGCAAGGAGGCCGACGTGCCGGAATTGCTCGCTGAAATCTCGAGTCCCGACCAGTTCATCGAGTTGCTCGATGCGAAGGGTCTCTAG